From Budorcas taxicolor isolate Tak-1 chromosome 19, Takin1.1, whole genome shotgun sequence, the proteins below share one genomic window:
- the LOC128064408 gene encoding olfactory receptor-like protein DTMT gives MTGRNQNVVSEFLLLGLPIESEHQNLFYVLFLAMYVTTILGNLLIIILICLDSHLHTPMYLFLSNLSFSDLCFSSVTMPKLLQDMQSQDPSISYAGCLTQMYFFLFFADLEDFLLVAMAYDRYVAICFPLHYTAIMSPRLCSFLVVLSWVLTTVPAMLYTLLMARLCFCADNVIPHFFCDMSALLKLSCSDTQINELVIFVVGGLIIVLPFLLIIMSYARIIFSILKVPSVKGICKAFSTCGSHLTVVSLFYGTIIGLYLCPSANNSTVKETVMAMMYTVVTPMLNPFIYSLRNRDMKGALGRVFCKKKFHFFL, from the coding sequence ATGTCCTGTTCCTGGCCATGTACGTTACCACCATCCTGGGGAACCTTCTCATCATCATCCTCATTTGCCTGgactcccacctccacacacCCATGTATTTGTTTCTCAGTAacctgtctttctctgacctctgcttctcCTCTGTCACAATGCCCAAATTGCTACAGGACATGCAGAGCCAAGACCCGTCCATCTCTTATGCTGGCTGCCTGACACAAATGTACTTCTTCCTGTTCTTTGCAGACCTGGAGGACTTCCTCCTTGTggccatggcctatgaccgctatgtggccatctgcttCCCCCTGCACTACACCGCCATCATGAGCCCCAGGCTCTgttccttcctggtggtgctgtCCTGGGTGCTGACCACGGTCCCTGCCATGTTATACACCCTGCTCATGGCCAGACTGTGTTTTTGTGCAGACAATGTGATCCCCCACTTTTTTTGTGACATGTCTGCTCTGCTGAAGCTGTCCTGCTCTGACACTCAAATTAATGAGCTGGTGATATTTGTCGTTGGAGGGCTCATTATTGTCCTGCCATTCCTACTCATCATCATGTCTTATGCACGAATTATTTTCTCTATCCTTAAGGTCCCCTCTGTCAAGGGCATCTGcaaagccttctccacctgtggcTCCCACCTCACTGTGGTGTCCCTGTTTTATGGGACAATTATTGGTCTCTACTTATGTCCATCAGCTAATAATTCTACTGTTAAGGAGACTGTGATGGCTATGATGTACACTGTGGTgacccccatgctgaaccccttcatctaTAGCCTGAGGAACAGAGACATGAAGGGAGCTCTGGGAAGAGTcttttgtaaaaagaaatttcatttctttctatga